CCTGTGCCAGTGCATCACGAAAAGCGGTTGCGAAGCTTTCACGATCATCGGGATTGAGAAAACCACCAATAGGGACACGCTTCTCGCGGCTTTCGACATGCATCGACGTGATACCGAATTCTGGTTTGCGGGCAATCCTGAACCGCGACCAGAAGGGGTGAAACTCATGCGCAATCATTTTGCCGGAAGGCTCATATTTGCGGATATGTAGCGCTAAACGGGAGACGGATATTTCTTCCCGTGCATTGGCTGATCGATAGTTCCAGCGAAAGGCCAAATAAATTGCCAGCACATCCAGGCCGAAAAATCCGATGATTGGCCAAGCGCCGATTGACCAGAACAGGATACACACAAAAAGCCAGCATAGGATCAGCGCGCTCATCAGCACGCGAAAACCTGTTCGCCCCAGCGAGCAATAGGGCGTCAGCAGTGCACTGAAAATTGGTCTGTCAAAATTATCCGGATTTGCGCCGTCTGGATGTTGCATGGGGTCGACGTCCTGTGGGGGCTGCGTCAAGCTGCTAAGTTTTTTCCAAAGCCAAGTGCCAGTATAGAGACAAAATGGAAAACGCCAAAATCAAATCCCCCGTGAATGTTGCAACACCCGCTCGTCGTCCGCGCCGGGTGGCTGGCACGCTTTATACGGCGGATGAGATTCATGAGATTTTCCGTCGCTTTTCGATATTGCGACCTGAGCCGAAGGGCGAACTTGAGCATGTGAACGCTTTCACGCTGCTGGTGGCGGTGGTTTTGTCGGCACAGGCAACTGATGCTGGGGTCAACAAAGCGACCCGTGCACTTTTTGCGATTGCCGACACGCCGCAAAAGATGCTTGCGCTGGGCGAGGAGGCGGTCGGCAAATATATCCGCACAATTGGACTTTGGCGCAACAAGGCTAAAAACGTTATTCTTTTGTCAGAAGCACTGATCCGCGAGCATGGTGGTGAAGTGCCGGATGATCTCGATGCTCTGGTGAAATTACCAGGCGTTGGCCGCAAGACGGCCAATGTGGTTTTGAGTATGGCGTTTGGGCATTCCACCATGGCTGTCGATACGCATGTTTTACGTATCGGCAATCGCATGGGGCTTGCACCAGGAAAAACGCCGGAGGCTGTGGAAGCCATTCTGATGCGGGTGATCCCAAAGGAATATCTGTTCCACGCGCATCACTGGCTCATTCTGCATGGGCGCTATACGTGCAAAGCGCGTAAGCCAGAATGCGAGAAATGCGTCGTCGCCGATATTTGTAAATATCCGGGCAAAACCTGCGATGTTCCGGCAGCGCTTATTCCGCTACCGCCGCAGTTTTAGAACTTCACGCTGCGAAATCGCTTTGTGGAGATGAATCATCATCGCAGCCGCAAAGAGCGGTGTGAGCAGATTGACAATCGGGATTGCCAAGAAGCCAGCAATCACAAGTCCTGCGGCAAATATCGTGACACTATATTGCGAGCGTAGCGCCTTCGCTTCTGCTTCTGAGCGATAGCGCATGGCAGCAAATTCAAAAAATTCCCGGCTAAGCAAATAGGCGTTGATCACAAAAAAGGCGATCAGATTGATCCCCGGTATGAACAGCAAAAACAGCGCTATGATATTGCCGAGGATGACAACGCCTAAAAATTTGAGCGATGCTACGATGGAGCGCCCAAGTGGTAAGGCTGTTCCTTTAGGCTCGCCCGGATAATCCTCGCTCTCGACTACATCGGCAACGTCATCGAGAAAAATACCCGCCACTAGCGCTGTGACGGGCGCAATCATCAGCGCGAGCACGAGTGCGAGTCCCAAGCCTGCAACGATAGCGGCCACAATTCCAAGCCAGCCAGCCCATCCGGGCATACCGGGCAGGATCTGCTCCATCCACGGCCATGCGAAGGTAAAAAATAATTGACGAATTGCGACCCATAGACCGATCAGCAGCACGAGCGTCAGACCGAGCGTTTTCCACAAAACTGAGCGGAATTCCGGTGTAGGAAGACGTTTTAGAGCTTTTAATGCCGCTTCAAGGATCATTTTTTGTCCACTTTTCGCAATCTCATGACGTAAAAATAGGAAAGCGCAATGCGCTGCACAATATCCCAAACCCACAGTCCAAAAGTCTAAGTGGGTGGTCAAAGCACCGACAAAGCGTTAAACCGACCCCGATATTTCTGCCGCCAGCTTCGTCACTAAGTGACTGATGAAAACTGGCAGCTGATCAAAGGGGAGTCCAGACCAGCTCATGGCTACATTCGACGTACTTTGCATTGGCAATGCCATTGTCGATATTATTTCGCGCACCGACGATGCATTTCTTGAAACAAATGGCATCATCAAAGGCGCCATGAACCTGATTGATGGCGATCGGGCAGAACTGCTTTATAGCCGCATCAACGGTCAGGTTACGGAAATGTCGGGCGGAAGCGCAGGCAATACGGCTGCGGGCATTGCAAGCCTTGGCGGGCGATCTGCCTATTTTGGCAAGGTCGCTACAGATCATCTTGGCCGGGTTTTTGCGCATGACATTCGCGCACAGGGTGTTGCTTTCGATACACGCCCACTTGAAAAAGGGAGTCCAACCGCGCGTTCGATGATTTTCGTAACCGGCGACGGCGAGCGTTCGATGAACACCTATCTTGGTGCCTGTGTTGAACTCGGGCCGGAAGACGTAGAGAGTTCCAAAGTTTCTGATGCACGCGTCACCTATTTTGAAGGCTACCTCTGGGATCCGCCACGCGCCAAGGAAGCAATCGTTCTCGCTTCCAAGATTGCGCATGAACATGGCCGCAAGGTCGCGATGACCCTTTCTGATCCGTTCTGTGTTGATCGCTATCGTGAAGAATTTCTTGATCTGATGCGCAGCCGCACGGTCGATATTGTTTTTGCCAATGAAGACGAAGCCAAGTCGCTGTATCAGACAAAGACGCTTGATGAAGCAATCGAAGCGATCCGCAAGGATTGTGAATTGTCGATTGTCACACGATCTGAAAAAGGCGCGGTCGTTGTAACGCCCGAGCAGACAATTGAAGTGCCTGCTATCGAGATTGAAGAACTGATTGATACCACCGGCGCTGGCGATCTCTATGCCGCAGGATTCCTTTATGGCTATACGAAGGATCGTTCGCTCGAGGATTGCGCACGTCTTGGTTCACTCGCGGCTGGCATGATTATCCAGCAGATGGGGCCGCGTCCGCTGATTGACCTCAAGGCTGTGGCAACACAGGCCAAGCTCATTTAATCAGGGTACAATCCGGTCGCGCTTGAGCTCTTCCTCGGTGCGACCGGGACGACTTTTATAAACGGGCAGGTTCCAGCCGAAATAAAGCGCACCGCCACGCACGACGAAGGCAGTCAGTGCGGATGCAATTCCGGCATAAATGGGATCGATTCCGAACCGCTCCAGCAAGACATAAAGACATGCACCGGCAAGGGCCGCACTCACATAGATTTCACGCCGCATCAGTACGGATGGTTCACCCGCGACCATATCGCGCAAAATACCGCCAAGTGTTGCGGTGAAGATGCCGGTGACAATGGCAACCGATGGTCCGAAACCGAGTGTCAGGCCTTTTGCTGCGCCAACGACCGTATAGGCGGACATGCCGATAGCATCAAACCAGAGCAGCAGCCGGTAGCGCGATTCAACCAGATGCGCTGTAAAATAAACGAAGATTGCGGCTGAAGTTCCTGCCAGCAGATAAAACGGCTCGATCACCCAGAAAACCGGTGCGCCAAGAAGCAGATCACGGATGGTTCCTCCACCGATGCCGGTTATATTTGCAAGGAAGATGAAGCCGATAATGTCAAGCTGACGGCGCGAGGCGGCAAGCGCCCCAGTAGCCGCGAAGACAAAAACGCCTGCAAAATTTGCAAAATCAAAGACCGTCACGCGCTGGCCTCCCGGCTTCTTTGGAGCCAATATTCGAGAAATAAACACAAAAAGAAAGAGCGGCGAGGCGTCTCGCTGCTCTTTCTCCGATGTTTAAAATGAAGTGCCTGTTTATTCGGCGTTTCCTTCAGGTGCCGCATCGGCAGCAACCTTTGGTCCACCCTTGGAAACGCCAACCATCGCAGGCCGCAGCACGCGATCACCAATCGCAAAGCCCGCCTGAACAACCTGAACAACGGTGTTGTTTGGAAGCTCCGGATTCGGAACTTCAAACATCGCCTGATGGAAGTTTGGATCGAACTTCTGGCCTTCAGGATCGAGCTTCGTTACGCCGTGGCGTTCCAATGCCTGCAGCATCGCGCGCTCGGTCATTTCCACGCCTTCGGCGAGTGATTTCAGATTTGCGTCACTTTCCAGTGCATCCGCAGGGATCGCATCCTGTGCGCGGCGCAAATTGTCGGACACCAACAGCATGTCACGGGCAAAATTGGTAACTGCATAGCTGCGTGCGTCCTGCACATCGCGCTGTGTGCGCTTGCGCAGGTTTTCCATTTCAGCAACCAGACGCAACATCTGGTCTTTCAGTTCTGCATTGTCTGCCTCAAGCGCAGCAATGGTGTTGGCAGCGAGGTTCTCCGCGTCAACATTCTCTTCTTCGACCTCAGCGCGCGCTTCCGCTTTGCGGCTTTTCAGAAAATCGTCGGCAGCACGCTTCAGCGCATCACGATCACGAGGATTGTTGATATCGCGCTGCTCAAGATCGGGGGTTTCCGGTGTGTTTTTTTCATCAGCCATTTTGTGTCTTCCGTCTTGAAGTGTGTTTGAGCCGGATATCGAGTTTCGCGGCGCTAAAATCAAGGTCTAATTTGTTAGCCTTGTTAAGTCTTACAACTTAACGCAACAATCGCGATACAATTTGCGCTGTGTAATCGACCATCGGCACGATGCGCGCATAGTTAAGTCGGGTCGGGCCGATCACGCCAAGCGCACCAACAACGCGCTGTTCACTATCGCGATAGGGCGCCACTACCAGAGAAGAGCCTGAGAGAGAGAACAATTTGTTTTCCGAACCGATAAAGATTCGCACGCCCGAACCCGATTCAGCCAGATCAAGCAGCTGAATCATGCCGTCTTTTGTTTCGAGATCATCAAACAGATGACGCAGGCGTTCAATATCTTCCTGAGCATGAATGTTCTCAAGCAGATTGGCGCGGCCACGAACAATCAAACGCGCGGGTTGGTCAGACCCCGCGCCACTCCAGACGGCGATGCCTTGCTCCACCAGTTCTTGTGAAAGCTGATCGAGTTCCTGTCTGGTTTCTTGCGAAAGCTTTTCGAGTTCCGATTTTGCTTCCGAAAGCGTATGCCCGTGAATATGCGCATTGAGAAAGTTCGATGCTTCCACCAACTGCGACGCAGAAATTCCGACTGGCAGATTGATAACGCGGTTTTCCACATCGCCATTCTGCATGACGAGAACTGCCAATGCGCGGGTGGGTTCAAGACGCACAAATTCGATATGCTTGAGCGCACCCTCTGTTTTGGTGGCAAGCACAAGGCCCGCGCCGCGCGACAGGCCAGACAGAACCTGGCTGGCTTCTGTCAAAACGCTTTCGACCGAATTGTTCATCCCCGCCGAGCGCACCTGTGCTTCAATCGATGTGCGTTCATCAGCGCGCAGATCGCCCACTTCCATAAAAGCATCGACGAAGAAACGAAGCCCTATCTGCGTTGGCAGACGCCCGGCAGAAATATGCGGAGCATAAATGAGACCGAGTTGCTCCAGATCGCTCATCACATTGCGGATGGTCGCAGGGGAAAGACTGTGCGGCAACAGGCGCGATAGATTGCGGGAGCCGACCGGATCACCATCATTGAGATAGCTGTCAACAATCAGTCGGAAAATATCGCGTGACCGCTGGTCGAGCGAATTAAGCAGCTGATGTTCCGGTGATTTGATCATGGTCTTAGAGCGAAGCCTCTGAATTGCATGCTATAAATATAAGCGCACAACCCAAGGCGTCAAAGGCTTTGCGCCAATAATGACAGTTCTCTCAACATCTCTCTTGAAGGATCATGCGAAATTCCTTTCCATTCCTGCACGACAAGCCTAAAAAGCCGCAACGAAAAACGAATTGAGGAAATACAATGCGTCCATCCAAGCGCGCTGCTGATGAAATGCGTGCCGTCTCTTTCGAGCGCGGCGTCTCCAAACATGCAGAAGGCTCATGCCTCGTAAAGTTCGGTGACACCCACGTTCTTTGCACCGCAAGCTTAGAGGAAAAGGTTCCGGGCTGGATGCGCAATTCCGGCAAAGGCTGGGTCACAGCGGAGTATGGCATGCTGCCACGCTCGACCGGCGACCGTATGCGCCGCGAAGCAGCAGCCGGCAAGCAGGGTGGCCGCACGCAGGAAATCCAGCGTCTGATCGGCCGCTCGCTGCGCGCTGTCGTCGACCTTCAGGCATTGGGCGAATACCAGATCACGGTTGACTGCGATGTCATTCAGGCTGATGGCGGTACACGG
This genomic stretch from Brucella pseudogrignonensis harbors:
- a CDS encoding sulfate transporter family protein produces the protein MILEAALKALKRLPTPEFRSVLWKTLGLTLVLLIGLWVAIRQLFFTFAWPWMEQILPGMPGWAGWLGIVAAIVAGLGLALVLALMIAPVTALVAGIFLDDVADVVESEDYPGEPKGTALPLGRSIVASLKFLGVVILGNIIALFLLFIPGINLIAFFVINAYLLSREFFEFAAMRYRSEAEAKALRSQYSVTIFAAGLVIAGFLAIPIVNLLTPLFAAAMMIHLHKAISQREVLKLRR
- the nth gene encoding endonuclease III, with product MENAKIKSPVNVATPARRPRRVAGTLYTADEIHEIFRRFSILRPEPKGELEHVNAFTLLVAVVLSAQATDAGVNKATRALFAIADTPQKMLALGEEAVGKYIRTIGLWRNKAKNVILLSEALIREHGGEVPDDLDALVKLPGVGRKTANVVLSMAFGHSTMAVDTHVLRIGNRMGLAPGKTPEAVEAILMRVIPKEYLFHAHHWLILHGRYTCKARKPECEKCVVADICKYPGKTCDVPAALIPLPPQF
- the hrcA gene encoding heat-inducible transcriptional repressor HrcA, which translates into the protein MIKSPEHQLLNSLDQRSRDIFRLIVDSYLNDGDPVGSRNLSRLLPHSLSPATIRNVMSDLEQLGLIYAPHISAGRLPTQIGLRFFVDAFMEVGDLRADERTSIEAQVRSAGMNNSVESVLTEASQVLSGLSRGAGLVLATKTEGALKHIEFVRLEPTRALAVLVMQNGDVENRVINLPVGISASQLVEASNFLNAHIHGHTLSEAKSELEKLSQETRQELDQLSQELVEQGIAVWSGAGSDQPARLIVRGRANLLENIHAQEDIERLRHLFDDLETKDGMIQLLDLAESGSGVRIFIGSENKLFSLSGSSLVVAPYRDSEQRVVGALGVIGPTRLNYARIVPMVDYTAQIVSRLLR
- the grpE gene encoding nucleotide exchange factor GrpE, which codes for MADEKNTPETPDLEQRDINNPRDRDALKRAADDFLKSRKAEARAEVEEENVDAENLAANTIAALEADNAELKDQMLRLVAEMENLRKRTQRDVQDARSYAVTNFARDMLLVSDNLRRAQDAIPADALESDANLKSLAEGVEMTERAMLQALERHGVTKLDPEGQKFDPNFHQAMFEVPNPELPNNTVVQVVQAGFAIGDRVLRPAMVGVSKGGPKVAADAAPEGNAE
- a CDS encoding trimeric intracellular cation channel family protein gives rise to the protein MTVFDFANFAGVFVFAATGALAASRRQLDIIGFIFLANITGIGGGTIRDLLLGAPVFWVIEPFYLLAGTSAAIFVYFTAHLVESRYRLLLWFDAIGMSAYTVVGAAKGLTLGFGPSVAIVTGIFTATLGGILRDMVAGEPSVLMRREIYVSAALAGACLYVLLERFGIDPIYAGIASALTAFVVRGGALYFGWNLPVYKSRPGRTEEELKRDRIVP
- the rph gene encoding ribonuclease PH — encoded protein: MRPSKRAADEMRAVSFERGVSKHAEGSCLVKFGDTHVLCTASLEEKVPGWMRNSGKGWVTAEYGMLPRSTGDRMRREAAAGKQGGRTQEIQRLIGRSLRAVVDLQALGEYQITVDCDVIQADGGTRTAAITGGFVALHDCLRWMEARQMIRIEKVLKDHIAAISCGIYEGQPVLDLDYAEDSAAETDSNFVMTGKGGIVEIQGTAEGAPFSEEEFAALMKLARSGIQQLVELQKAAFA
- a CDS encoding adenosine kinase, whose amino-acid sequence is MATFDVLCIGNAIVDIISRTDDAFLETNGIIKGAMNLIDGDRAELLYSRINGQVTEMSGGSAGNTAAGIASLGGRSAYFGKVATDHLGRVFAHDIRAQGVAFDTRPLEKGSPTARSMIFVTGDGERSMNTYLGACVELGPEDVESSKVSDARVTYFEGYLWDPPRAKEAIVLASKIAHEHGRKVAMTLSDPFCVDRYREEFLDLMRSRTVDIVFANEDEAKSLYQTKTLDEAIEAIRKDCELSIVTRSEKGAVVVTPEQTIEVPAIEIEELIDTTGAGDLYAAGFLYGYTKDRSLEDCARLGSLAAGMIIQQMGPRPLIDLKAVATQAKLI
- a CDS encoding DUF2244 domain-containing protein translates to MQHPDGANPDNFDRPIFSALLTPYCSLGRTGFRVLMSALILCWLFVCILFWSIGAWPIIGFFGLDVLAIYLAFRWNYRSANAREEISVSRLALHIRKYEPSGKMIAHEFHPFWSRFRIARKPEFGITSMHVESREKRVPIGGFLNPDDRESFATAFRDALAQARR